In a single window of the Pedococcus dokdonensis genome:
- a CDS encoding acyl-CoA dehydrogenase family protein encodes MDFSLSPRAADLRDRVRAFLDTEIVPVEAAVEEDIRSRRESGGDPWTPSPVIKELQAKARAQGLWNLFLPQEHAGRYAADFGTDGGEGLSNVDYAPVAEVMGRSALAPLVFNSNAPDTGNMEVLLRYGTPEQQREWLEPMLDARIRSAFCMTEPEVASSDATNMAATAVVDGDEVVINGRKWFSTGVGNPECQILVFMGLSDPDADRHSRHTMVLVPRDTPGVRVDRMLSTMGYHDEPLGHGEVSFTDVRVPVANILLGRGRAYEIAQGRLGPGRVHHCMRAIGLAERSLELACERALARTAFGKPIAKLGGNLERIADARIAINRSRLLVMHAAWLLDQGMSPAAMSAVSEIKVEVPTMALDVIDLAIQLHGGGGMTTDFPLAAAWVGARSLRLADGPDEVHRGVVGRIELGKHQ; translated from the coding sequence GCGTTCCTCGACACCGAGATCGTGCCCGTCGAGGCGGCTGTCGAGGAGGACATCCGCAGCCGGCGCGAGAGTGGCGGTGACCCGTGGACGCCATCGCCGGTGATCAAGGAGCTCCAGGCCAAGGCCCGCGCCCAGGGGCTCTGGAACCTGTTCCTGCCCCAGGAGCACGCCGGTCGGTATGCCGCGGACTTCGGCACCGATGGCGGCGAGGGCCTGTCCAACGTCGACTACGCGCCGGTGGCCGAGGTGATGGGGCGCTCGGCGCTCGCTCCGCTGGTCTTCAACAGCAACGCCCCCGACACCGGCAACATGGAGGTGCTGCTGCGCTACGGCACGCCCGAGCAGCAGCGCGAGTGGCTCGAGCCGATGCTCGACGCGCGGATCCGCAGTGCGTTCTGCATGACCGAGCCCGAGGTCGCCTCCTCCGACGCGACCAACATGGCCGCCACGGCGGTGGTCGACGGCGACGAGGTGGTCATCAACGGCCGCAAGTGGTTCTCCACCGGGGTCGGCAACCCCGAGTGCCAGATCCTGGTCTTCATGGGGCTGTCGGACCCCGACGCCGACCGGCACTCACGCCACACGATGGTGCTGGTCCCGCGTGACACCCCTGGCGTGCGCGTCGACCGGATGCTGTCGACGATGGGCTACCACGACGAGCCGCTCGGCCACGGTGAGGTGTCCTTCACCGACGTGCGGGTGCCGGTCGCCAACATCCTGCTGGGCCGGGGCCGCGCCTACGAGATCGCGCAGGGCCGGCTCGGACCGGGGCGGGTGCACCACTGCATGCGGGCGATCGGGCTCGCCGAGCGCTCGCTCGAGCTGGCCTGCGAGCGCGCCCTGGCCCGCACCGCGTTCGGCAAGCCGATCGCGAAGCTGGGTGGCAACCTCGAGCGGATCGCCGACGCGCGGATCGCCATCAACCGCTCCCGCCTGCTGGTCATGCACGCCGCGTGGCTGCTCGACCAGGGGATGTCGCCGGCAGCGATGTCCGCCGTGAGCGAGATCAAGGTCGAGGTCCCCACCATGGCGCTCGACGTCATCGACCTGGCGATCCAGCTGCACGGTGGTGGCGGGATGACGACCGACTTCCCGTTGGCCGCCGCATGGGTGGGCGCGCGGTCACTGCGGCTCGCCGACGGCCCGGACGAGGTGCACCGCGGCGTCGTGGGCCGCATCGAGCTCGGGAAGCACCAGTGA
- a CDS encoding SDR family NAD(P)-dependent oxidoreductase, with product MSRRVLVTGGASGLGAALVQAFRAAGDDVLVTDVHDAEGVELVLDITSDDDWAAALAQVEARWGGLDILVNNAGIAGGGRIELSTIEEWQRIIDVNLLGVVRGTQTFTPLFKRQGSGHVVNVASLAGLVHAAGMGSYNAVKAAVVAFTETTGHELHPFGVKASAVCPSYFKTNLLSSMRGSDRRVGAVVAGMIERAALTADEVAAAVLQGIADGDDVIVPDEPARQAFALKWGDRAAYDAMMRHQAARLAEDA from the coding sequence GTGAGCCGCCGGGTCCTCGTGACCGGCGGCGCGTCCGGGCTGGGGGCGGCGCTGGTGCAGGCCTTCCGCGCAGCCGGGGACGACGTGCTCGTCACCGACGTCCACGACGCCGAGGGCGTCGAGCTCGTCCTCGACATCACGTCGGACGACGACTGGGCCGCGGCCCTCGCGCAGGTCGAGGCGAGATGGGGTGGGCTCGACATCCTCGTCAACAACGCCGGCATCGCCGGAGGCGGGCGGATCGAGCTGTCGACCATCGAGGAGTGGCAGCGGATCATCGACGTCAACCTCCTCGGGGTGGTCCGCGGCACCCAGACCTTCACCCCTCTCTTCAAGCGGCAGGGCTCCGGTCACGTGGTCAACGTCGCCTCTCTCGCGGGGCTCGTCCACGCCGCCGGCATGGGGTCCTACAACGCCGTCAAGGCCGCGGTGGTCGCCTTCACCGAGACCACTGGTCACGAGCTGCATCCCTTTGGTGTCAAGGCATCCGCGGTCTGTCCGTCCTACTTCAAGACCAACCTGCTGAGCTCGATGCGTGGCTCCGACCGTCGGGTGGGTGCGGTCGTGGCAGGCATGATCGAGCGGGCCGCCCTGACGGCCGACGAGGTGGCGGCGGCTGTGCTGCAAGGGATCGCCGATGGTGACGACGTCATCGTCCCCGACGAGCCGGCGCGCCAGGCCTTCGCCCTCAAGTGGGGTGACCGCGCCGCATACGACGCGATGATGCGGCACCAGGCGGCCCGGCTGGCGGAGGACGCGTGA
- a CDS encoding phosphotransferase family protein, producing MSEATGARPVRAEDAFDVDAAVRWLRTHADDRYAAGLAGEPEVLQFSGGASNLTYLLRFPKLDLVLRRGPRGTKAQGAHDMGREHRIQAALGPVFPYVATMVARCDDPSVLGSDFYVMERLVGTVPRREMPVELSPTQATSLCESMLDVLVELHSVAPAAAGLDTLGKGAGYVHRQVEGWSTRYRRAHTEGQPDLERAMTWLDEHQPADVGSCVIHNDYKLDNLVLDPHDPTRIVGILDWEMATVGDPLMDLGAGLAYWVQGDDDPDFQSFRRVPTHLPGMLTRAEMIAGYGERAGRTVSGDDSVFYEAYGVFRLAVIAQQIFYRYANGQTTNDAYAAFGPAVHVLDRRLARLLA from the coding sequence GTGAGCGAGGCCACCGGCGCCAGGCCGGTGCGCGCCGAGGACGCCTTCGACGTGGACGCGGCGGTCCGGTGGCTGCGCACCCACGCCGACGACCGGTATGCCGCCGGGCTGGCGGGGGAGCCCGAGGTCCTGCAGTTCTCGGGTGGCGCCTCCAACCTCACCTACCTGCTCCGGTTTCCCAAGCTCGACCTCGTCCTTCGGCGCGGTCCCAGAGGCACCAAGGCGCAGGGCGCCCACGACATGGGCCGCGAGCACCGCATCCAGGCCGCGCTGGGTCCGGTCTTCCCCTACGTGGCGACGATGGTCGCGAGGTGCGACGACCCATCGGTGCTGGGCTCGGACTTCTACGTGATGGAGCGCCTGGTCGGCACCGTGCCCCGCCGCGAGATGCCCGTCGAGCTCTCGCCCACCCAGGCGACCAGCCTCTGCGAGTCGATGCTCGACGTCCTCGTCGAGCTGCACTCGGTCGCCCCTGCCGCAGCCGGTCTCGACACCCTCGGCAAGGGGGCGGGCTACGTGCACCGGCAGGTCGAGGGCTGGTCGACCCGCTACCGCCGCGCCCACACCGAGGGGCAGCCCGACCTCGAGCGGGCGATGACCTGGCTCGACGAGCACCAGCCTGCCGACGTGGGCAGCTGCGTGATCCACAACGACTACAAGCTCGACAACCTCGTGCTCGACCCGCACGACCCCACCCGCATCGTCGGCATCCTCGACTGGGAGATGGCCACCGTCGGCGACCCGCTGATGGATCTCGGCGCCGGTCTCGCCTACTGGGTGCAGGGCGACGACGACCCCGACTTCCAGAGCTTCCGCCGGGTGCCCACCCACCTGCCCGGCATGCTCACCCGGGCCGAGATGATCGCGGGCTACGGCGAGCGCGCGGGTCGCACGGTCAGCGGCGACGACTCGGTCTTCTACGAGGCGTACGGCGTCTTCCGCCTCGCGGTCATCGCGCAGCAGATCTTCTACCGCTACGCCAACGGCCAGACCACGAACGACGCGTATGCGGCGTTCGGCCCGGCCGTCCATGTCCTCGACCGCCGCTTGGCCCGCCTGCTCGCCTGA
- a CDS encoding M48 metallopeptidase family protein, with product MGSPEVEVRRSRKRRRTVSAYREGGRTIVLIPARFTKAEERQWVDTMLERLAAGDKKRRPSDAQLRTRSAELSQRYLGGQAKPTSIRWVTNQNSRWGSCTPADGTIRISTRVRGMPGFVLDYVILHELAHLLSPGHGPDFWRLLQGYPKLERARGYLEGVAATAGLDLSDGETETGETEVPQLGQAALDFGPSD from the coding sequence ATGGGGAGTCCAGAGGTCGAGGTCCGGCGCAGTCGCAAGCGCCGCCGCACCGTGAGTGCCTACCGCGAGGGCGGCCGCACCATCGTGCTCATCCCCGCGCGGTTCACCAAGGCCGAGGAGCGGCAGTGGGTCGACACGATGCTGGAGCGGCTGGCTGCTGGTGACAAGAAGCGGCGGCCCAGCGACGCCCAGCTGCGCACCCGCTCGGCCGAGCTCTCGCAGCGCTACCTCGGGGGCCAGGCCAAGCCGACGAGCATCCGCTGGGTGACCAACCAGAACTCGCGCTGGGGGTCCTGCACCCCGGCGGACGGCACGATCCGCATCTCGACGAGGGTCCGCGGCATGCCGGGGTTCGTCCTCGACTACGTCATCCTGCACGAGCTGGCCCACCTGCTGTCGCCGGGCCACGGACCGGACTTCTGGCGGCTCCTGCAGGGCTACCCCAAGCTCGAGCGCGCCCGCGGCTACCTCGAGGGCGTCGCGGCGACCGCCGGGCTCGACCTGTCCGACGGCGAGACCGAGACCGGCGAGACCGAGGTCCCACAGCTGGGGCAGGCCGCGCTCGACTTCGGCCCCAGCGACTGA
- a CDS encoding NUDIX hydrolase, whose amino-acid sequence MTVAPSGVPTGYLALRADAMTRLEGWDAPDAQQESWRKELLEHCRDHPGAMWKQGPPQHLTTGAIVLDESLGRVLLTLHAKAGMWLQFGGHFEPQDPTVLAAATREAREESGLPDLLLDPRIVELHRHHLLAPAFGRCAEHLDIRFAGVVGADAAYAVSDESLDVAWWPVDGMPPETEAELGPLVRAAQRLLS is encoded by the coding sequence GTGACGGTCGCGCCCTCCGGCGTGCCCACCGGATACCTGGCGCTGCGTGCCGACGCGATGACGCGGCTGGAGGGGTGGGACGCCCCCGACGCCCAGCAGGAGTCGTGGCGCAAGGAGCTGCTGGAGCACTGTCGTGATCACCCGGGCGCGATGTGGAAGCAGGGCCCGCCGCAACACCTGACCACCGGGGCGATCGTGCTCGACGAGTCGCTCGGACGTGTGTTGCTCACGCTGCACGCGAAGGCCGGGATGTGGCTGCAGTTCGGCGGCCACTTCGAGCCGCAGGACCCCACCGTCCTGGCCGCCGCGACCCGGGAGGCACGGGAGGAGAGCGGGCTGCCCGACCTCCTCCTCGACCCCCGCATCGTCGAGCTGCACCGGCACCACCTGCTCGCGCCCGCCTTCGGACGGTGCGCCGAGCACCTCGACATCCGGTTCGCCGGCGTGGTCGGGGCCGATGCCGCGTATGCCGTGAGCGACGAGTCGCTCGACGTCGCGTGGTGGCCGGTGGACGGGATGCCGCCGGAGACCGAGGCCGAGCTGGGTCCGCTCGTGCGGGCCGCCCAGCGGCTGCTCTCCTGA
- a CDS encoding zinc-dependent metalloprotease, whose amino-acid sequence MPDLPRDSDDQLGDDFDDQFGHRRDDDDASVRPSDDPLGDALSPEIQEVLARLTGGQVDPEMAKALKDMGIDQVDPAMLQMMVGQMQSMFASTDTDAFNLTLATDTARKTVSEAGDSVVGEPARRQLAQAVQVAELWLDEVTAFEAPGISTHAWSRAEWVEATMTTWGTLVEPVAEGVGRAVGDAMRAQLQQLGEGGLPEGLLPAGVDPAAMLGQMEPVLAKMSGAMFGLQVGQAVGTLATETVSGTEVGLPLVADRSVALLPANVEAFAEGLGVDLDQVRIYLAVREAARVRLFSEVPWIGPQLVAAVRDYARDISIDTDRIESALQSVDASDATALQSALQDQLFRPDPSPAQRAALARLETYLALVEGWVDVVADRATRDHLPQSAALGEAVRRRRATGGPAEKAFAGLVGLELRPRRLRDAANLWAALEAKHGADGRDAGWGHPDVAPTGADLDDPLGYVERFGTSESADLDAALDQLLSESEAGPSDGDGRSGEAGPSDEDGR is encoded by the coding sequence GTGCCCGACCTACCCCGCGACTCCGACGACCAGCTCGGCGACGACTTCGACGACCAGTTCGGCCACCGCCGCGACGACGACGACGCCTCCGTCCGCCCCTCCGACGACCCGCTCGGCGATGCCCTGTCGCCCGAGATCCAGGAGGTGCTGGCCCGGCTGACCGGCGGCCAGGTCGACCCCGAGATGGCGAAGGCCCTCAAGGACATGGGGATCGACCAGGTCGACCCGGCGATGCTCCAGATGATGGTCGGCCAGATGCAGTCGATGTTCGCGAGCACCGACACCGACGCCTTCAACCTGACGCTGGCCACCGACACCGCGCGCAAGACGGTCTCCGAGGCCGGCGACTCCGTCGTCGGCGAGCCGGCTCGACGTCAGCTGGCCCAGGCCGTCCAGGTCGCGGAGCTCTGGCTCGACGAGGTCACCGCATTCGAGGCCCCGGGCATCTCCACGCATGCCTGGAGCCGGGCCGAGTGGGTCGAGGCCACGATGACCACGTGGGGCACGCTCGTCGAGCCGGTGGCCGAGGGAGTCGGCCGCGCCGTCGGCGATGCCATGCGCGCCCAGCTGCAGCAGCTGGGCGAGGGCGGTTTGCCCGAGGGGCTGCTCCCGGCTGGCGTCGACCCGGCCGCGATGCTCGGGCAGATGGAGCCGGTGCTGGCCAAGATGAGCGGCGCCATGTTCGGGCTGCAGGTCGGGCAGGCGGTCGGCACGCTGGCCACCGAGACGGTCAGCGGCACCGAGGTCGGGCTGCCCCTCGTGGCCGACCGGTCCGTTGCGCTGCTCCCCGCCAACGTCGAGGCGTTCGCCGAGGGTCTCGGCGTCGACCTCGACCAGGTCCGCATCTACCTGGCGGTGCGCGAGGCCGCCCGGGTGCGGTTGTTCTCCGAGGTGCCCTGGATCGGACCGCAGCTCGTGGCGGCGGTGCGCGACTACGCGCGCGACATCAGCATCGACACCGACCGGATCGAGAGTGCCCTGCAGTCCGTCGACGCCAGTGACGCCACCGCGCTCCAGTCGGCGCTCCAGGACCAGCTCTTCCGGCCCGACCCGAGTCCGGCCCAGCGGGCCGCCCTGGCCCGGCTCGAGACCTACCTGGCGCTGGTCGAGGGCTGGGTCGACGTCGTCGCCGACCGCGCCACCCGCGACCACCTGCCGCAGTCCGCTGCCCTCGGCGAGGCGGTCCGCCGCCGCCGGGCCACCGGTGGGCCGGCCGAGAAGGCCTTCGCCGGGCTGGTCGGCCTCGAGCTGCGCCCCCGCCGGCTGCGCGACGCGGCCAACCTCTGGGCCGCCCTCGAGGCCAAGCACGGCGCGGACGGTCGAGACGCCGGCTGGGGTCACCCCGACGTCGCCCCCACCGGCGCCGACCTCGACGACCCGCTCGGCTACGTCGAGCGGTTCGGCACCTCCGAGAGCGCCGACCTCGACGCCGCCCTCGACCAGCTCCTCAGCGAGAGCGAGGCGGGCCCGTCCGACGGGGACGGTCGGTCCGGCGAGGCGGGTCCGTCCGACGAGGACGGTCGGTGA
- a CDS encoding NAD-dependent epimerase/dehydratase family protein: MSSPGRAGQGTVRSRRSAIDVAVIGTADPASRAVLRALVSAAARGTTTAQPGGVDGEARIGTVVAVGPEPATVGGVEHRHADPATPGLAAALTGLHAAAYIATSTNLERDLALGARARRERNLRVAQTVITSAAAAGLRHLVVVTSAQVFGASVDNPVPLEDDAPLRAASDEGQVGDLMDVEQLVAVAREVHPGLTITAVRPAALVGDGVDTVITRHFEAPRLLTLRGAEPAWQFCHVDDLGSAVALVLAQGVGGAVSVGADGHLTQRDLERITGMRQVELSLGAAMGTADRLHRVGVLPAPASDLAFVAFPWAVSAHTLRGRGWVPVHDNETCLGVLLETIRGSHAVAARRLDRKDAALGAASAAVALVGTAAIMRRRRRKGSTA, translated from the coding sequence GTGAGTTCCCCCGGGCGGGCTGGGCAGGGCACCGTTCGCTCGCGGCGTAGCGCGATCGACGTCGCAGTGATCGGCACGGCCGACCCGGCGAGTCGTGCGGTGCTGCGTGCCCTGGTGTCCGCCGCGGCCCGCGGCACCACCACCGCCCAGCCGGGTGGTGTCGACGGTGAGGCCAGGATCGGCACGGTGGTCGCGGTCGGCCCGGAGCCGGCCACCGTCGGGGGAGTGGAGCACCGTCACGCCGACCCGGCCACGCCCGGCCTGGCCGCTGCGCTCACCGGGCTGCACGCCGCGGCATACATCGCGACGAGCACCAACCTCGAGCGCGACCTGGCGCTGGGCGCGCGAGCCCGGCGCGAGCGCAACCTGCGGGTGGCGCAGACGGTGATCACCTCGGCGGCGGCCGCCGGGCTGCGCCACCTCGTCGTGGTGACGTCGGCCCAGGTCTTCGGCGCCAGCGTCGACAACCCCGTGCCCCTGGAGGACGACGCCCCGTTGCGGGCCGCCTCCGACGAGGGGCAGGTCGGCGATCTGATGGACGTCGAGCAGCTGGTGGCCGTGGCCCGTGAGGTGCACCCGGGGCTGACCATCACGGCGGTCCGCCCGGCCGCCCTCGTGGGCGACGGCGTCGACACCGTCATCACACGGCACTTCGAGGCACCGCGGCTGCTGACGCTGCGGGGCGCGGAGCCGGCCTGGCAGTTCTGCCACGTCGACGACCTCGGCTCCGCGGTCGCGCTCGTCCTGGCGCAGGGCGTCGGGGGTGCGGTCTCGGTCGGCGCCGACGGTCACCTGACGCAGCGCGACCTCGAGCGCATCACCGGGATGCGTCAGGTCGAGCTGAGCCTGGGTGCCGCCATGGGAACTGCCGACCGGCTCCACCGCGTTGGGGTGTTGCCGGCACCTGCCAGCGACCTCGCGTTCGTGGCCTTTCCCTGGGCGGTCTCCGCCCACACGCTGCGCGGTCGCGGCTGGGTGCCGGTCCACGACAACGAGACGTGCCTGGGCGTGCTCCTGGAGACGATCCGGGGGTCGCACGCAGTGGCGGCGCGCAGACTGGACCGCAAGGATGCCGCTCTGGGGGCGGCGAGTGCCGCGGTGGCCCTGGTGGGCACGGCGGCGATCATGCGGCGACGCCGCAGGAAGGGTTCGACGGCATGA
- a CDS encoding molybdenum cofactor biosynthesis protein MoaE, which translates to MTDPVGEVPELHEQPVVALSDVRDEPLGVDEVLQAVRHPRCGGIALFVGVVREHDHGADVSALDYSAHPSVTESLAQVCAEVAGRHDVARLAAVHRVGHLEIGDVAVVAAVSAPHRGEAFEACRDLIDTLKGTVPIWKHQLFSDGSDEWVGLP; encoded by the coding sequence ATGACCGATCCGGTCGGCGAGGTTCCAGAGCTCCACGAGCAACCCGTGGTGGCGCTCAGCGACGTCCGCGACGAGCCGTTGGGCGTCGACGAGGTGCTCCAGGCGGTGCGACACCCCCGGTGCGGGGGGATCGCGCTGTTCGTGGGGGTCGTCCGCGAGCACGACCACGGCGCCGACGTGTCGGCCCTCGACTACAGCGCCCACCCGAGCGTCACCGAGTCGCTGGCGCAGGTCTGTGCCGAGGTAGCAGGTCGGCACGACGTCGCCCGCCTGGCGGCCGTGCACCGCGTCGGCCACCTCGAGATCGGCGACGTCGCGGTCGTGGCGGCCGTGTCGGCCCCCCACCGCGGCGAGGCCTTCGAGGCCTGCCGCGACCTCATCGACACCCTGAAGGGGACCGTGCCGATCTGGAAGCACCAGCTCTTCTCCGACGGCAGTGACGAGTGGGTGGGGCTGCCGTGA
- a CDS encoding YlbL family protein, producing the protein MSTAPQTPGTSPSSGPLLTDPHQLSRRSVASLIGFFVAIALGALSVMVGLPYVIMKPGPITNTLGTLSGKQLITVSGAKTYPTQGALDFTTVRIAGGPGYRVTVWDLLTAAIRPSEDVVDEELYFPKGITGKQVEEESTAEMVDSQQEAIAVALKAVGQKVTEHVVVAQVAKDAPSASLIKAGDEIVSVDGKAIADSAGVRDGVGAHKPGETVALGLVRDGKPVTVRATTRESDGRATVGVFLGIRFEFPVDVKINAGDVGGPSAGTMFSLAVYDTLTPGALTGGQQIAGTGTMSSEGKVGPIGGIRQKLVGAHDGGARWFLAPAENCDEVVDHVPDGLRVVRIATFDEARTAVEAIAAKRADSLPTCTK; encoded by the coding sequence GTGAGCACGGCACCGCAGACCCCCGGCACGTCGCCGTCGTCGGGACCGCTGCTGACCGACCCCCACCAGCTCAGTCGGCGCTCCGTCGCGAGCCTGATCGGCTTCTTCGTGGCCATCGCGCTCGGGGCGCTGTCGGTGATGGTGGGCCTGCCCTACGTGATCATGAAGCCCGGCCCGATCACCAACACCCTCGGCACCCTCTCCGGCAAGCAGCTGATCACCGTCTCGGGGGCGAAGACCTACCCGACCCAGGGTGCCCTCGACTTCACCACCGTGCGCATCGCCGGAGGGCCGGGCTACCGCGTGACCGTCTGGGACCTGCTCACCGCAGCGATCCGCCCGAGCGAGGACGTCGTCGACGAGGAGCTCTACTTCCCCAAGGGGATCACCGGCAAGCAGGTCGAGGAGGAGAGCACCGCCGAGATGGTCGACTCCCAGCAGGAAGCGATCGCGGTCGCACTGAAGGCGGTCGGCCAGAAGGTCACCGAGCACGTCGTGGTCGCCCAGGTCGCCAAGGACGCCCCCTCGGCCAGCCTGATCAAGGCGGGCGACGAGATCGTCTCGGTCGACGGCAAGGCCATCGCCGACTCCGCCGGCGTGCGGGACGGCGTCGGTGCGCACAAGCCCGGCGAGACCGTCGCGCTCGGGCTGGTCCGGGACGGCAAGCCGGTCACGGTGCGCGCCACCACCCGGGAGTCGGACGGCCGCGCGACGGTGGGGGTCTTCCTCGGCATCCGCTTCGAGTTCCCGGTGGACGTCAAGATCAACGCCGGCGACGTCGGAGGACCGTCCGCCGGCACGATGTTCTCGCTCGCCGTCTACGACACGCTCACGCCCGGAGCGCTGACCGGCGGCCAGCAGATCGCCGGCACCGGCACGATGAGCTCCGAGGGCAAGGTCGGCCCCATCGGCGGCATCCGCCAGAAGCTGGTCGGCGCACACGACGGTGGTGCCCGGTGGTTCCTCGCCCCGGCCGAGAACTGCGACGAGGTCGTCGACCACGTGCCCGACGGCCTGCGGGTGGTCAGGATCGCGACCTTCGACGAGGCCAGGACCGCGGTCGAGGCGATCGCCGCCAAGCGGGCCGACTCGCTGCCCACCTGCACGAAGTAG
- a CDS encoding PPA1309 family protein, which produces MRHHGRVSHTSRPVADPLSIAALDTERHVAASGWDQNPRLFALVPTADLLDREPHLRGQMRGSDLAEGALSAIEQENLPRTSNLESLLGGIAWPESVVGAALAVERIVVPPEAERDLPDHSESAVDALAAHPGRQDVRLLVAVTRDGQSRCLLRQRANDSDDKVALGDEIAPGLVHALKATLRD; this is translated from the coding sequence ATGCGGCACCATGGGCGCGTGAGCCACACCTCTCGCCCCGTCGCCGACCCGCTGTCCATCGCCGCCCTGGACACCGAACGGCACGTCGCCGCCTCCGGGTGGGACCAGAACCCGCGGCTCTTCGCCCTGGTGCCGACCGCGGACCTGCTCGACCGCGAGCCACACCTGCGCGGCCAGATGCGCGGCTCCGACCTCGCCGAGGGCGCCCTCAGCGCCATCGAGCAGGAGAACCTGCCCCGCACCTCCAACCTCGAGAGCCTGCTCGGCGGGATCGCGTGGCCCGAAAGTGTGGTGGGGGCTGCCCTGGCGGTCGAGCGGATCGTCGTGCCGCCGGAGGCGGAGCGTGACCTGCCCGACCACTCCGAGTCGGCGGTCGACGCGCTGGCCGCACACCCGGGCCGTCAGGACGTGCGCCTGCTCGTGGCGGTGACCCGCGACGGGCAGAGCCGGTGCCTCCTGCGCCAGCGGGCCAACGACAGCGACGACAAGGTCGCGCTCGGCGACGAGATCGCCCCTGGCCTCGTGCACGCCCTCAAGGCGACGCTGCGGGACTGA